TTGCGATCCCCGAATTGCGGAGTGGAATGCGCCGCTTCGCGGAACGGCCCGTAAAATGCCGAAGCGTATTTGACCGAATACGCCATGATCGGAATGTGCGCAAATCCGGCGTCATCGAGACCTGCGCGAATGGCCTGCACATATCCATCCATCATGTTCGAGGGAGCAATGATATCCGCTCCCGCTTCCGCCTGCGCAACCGCCGTTTTGACAAGCAATGCAAGCGATTCGTCATTGGCAATTTCCGCGCCGCGCGCATGTTCGCGCACAACTCCGCAATGGCCGTGACTCGTATATTGGCACAGGCACGTATCGGCGATGACCAGCAAATCCGGCGCCAATCGTTTGATTTTGCGGATTGCCTGCTGGGTAATTCCGTCTGCGTCGTACGCGGCTGTGCCGCGTTCATCCTTATGCTCCGGCACGCCGAACAGCAAAACGGCTGCAATCCCGAGCCGAACGATCTCCGCAATTTCATCGTCCAACAAGTCCAGGGAAAAATGGTATACGCCAGGCATGGAAGAGATCTCTTCCTTCACGCCCGATCCATAGGTAACAAACAACGGATAAACCAGATCGCGCACCGCGAGTTGCGTTTCTCTGACCAAATTCCGCATTGCCGCGGAACTGCGCAATCTTCTGTGCCTGACTGCGGGAAAGCTCATGATACATTCCTCCTTAAGCGTATCTTCATAGAATGGCCTCGACAAGCGATTGGATCGTCGCATCCGCCGCCGTGTATGTAACGTTAAGCCCGCATTCGCTTGCGGTTTGCGCCGTTTTCGGCCCAATGCAGGCAATTTCCGCATGCCGCAACAGCGCGAGCGGATCATCGCCGCTTTGCTCGCGCAAAAGCCGCAATAAATTGCGCACGGTTGACGAGCTGGTGAACGTGACAACATGGATCTGCCCGCGCTTTAACCGGCTGATCGCTTCGCTCGCGTCCACTTCCGCGCGGACCGTCTCATATGCGTCTACTTCCGTCACTTTAAGACCGCTTTCGCGCAATTTTTCCGGCAGCCAGTTCCTGGCGATATCGGCACGCGGCAACAATACGCGCTGTCCGCGCCGCAAATGGGGGGAAAGGGCGGCAAACAAACCTTCGGCCACAAATTGCTCAGCCGAAAAATCGGGGAAAATCCCTTGCGCCGCAACAGCGTCATACGTTTTCGGGCCGACCACGGCGATTTTCGCGTTGCGCATTTGGCGTATATCGATCTGTTGCGCTTTTAGTTCCTGAAAGAAAAACTTAACCCCGTTTGCGCTTGTAAATATAAGCCAATCATACCGGGACAATCGCGTTAACGCGTCCCGCATTTTTTGCCGTTGCGCTTGCGCCTGCGGCGCGCGCGTCGCAATTACGGGCAGTTCCAACGGTTCGCCGCCCAGATGCGCGATCAGCCCGGCCAACTCTCCGGCTTGCTCGGCCTGGCGGGTAATCAGCACCCGTTTGCCGAACAGCGGTTTTTTTTCAAACCAGGCAAGTTTGTCCCGCAATGTCGCCACATCACCGATCACGGTTATCGCCGGCGGCTTGAATCCGCTTGCTTCGATCGCGTCGGCAATGGTCGCGAGCGTTCCGGACAAGGTGCGCTGCTCCGGCGTAGTTCCCCAACGGATGAGACAAACCGGCGTTTCCGGCGGCTTGCCGGCGGAAAGCAGCTTTGCGGCAATATGGCGAATGCGCGCGACGCCCATGACAAATACAAGCGTATCGACCCCGTGCGCCAAGTGTTCCCACCTGATGCGTTCATCCAGCTTATCCGGGGATTCATGTCCGGTGACGACGGCAAAGGAAGAGGCGAAGTCGCGGTGCGTCACGGGAATGCCCGCATATGCCGGAACGGCAATGGCGGACGTAACGCCCGGCACAATTTCGTATGCGATGCCGTTTTGCGCGAGCAATTCCGCTTCTTCGCCGCCCCTGCCGAAAACAAAAGGATCGCCGCCCTTCAAGCGTACGACGGTTTTTCCGCGCAGCGCGTATTCCACAAGCATCCGGCTGATCTCCTCCTGACGCATCGTATGCCTGTCGGCGCGCTTGCCGACAAAGACTTTCTCCGCGTCGTCCCGGCAGTGTTTCAACAGCCGCGGGCCAACCAACCGATCGTACACAACCACATCTGCCGCTTGCAACAGTTTAAGGCCGCGCACCGTGATCAATTGCGGATCGCCCGGTCCGGCGCCAACCAAATATACTTTCCCCGTGCGTGCCATCGCTTAACCCCTAACTTGCGCCAAAATGTCGTCTGCTCCCCGTTCGATCAACCGTTCCGCCAGGATTGTGCCCAATTGTATTGGATCGGCGCCAACCGCCGATTCCCGCAGCATGCGGCTGCCGTCCGGCGCGCCGACCATGCCGGTGAGCCGAATTGCCCCGGCATTTCCGGCAGAAGCCGGGTCATTTACGAACTCCGCAAACGCTCCGAGCGGAATTTGGCATCCCCCATCCAAACGGTTCAAAAACGCTCTTTCCGCCGCAACGGTCATCTGCGTCTTTTGATCGTTAACAAGCTTGAGCAACTCCAGCATTTCCCTGTCGTCGGCGCGGCACTCGATCGCCAGCGCCCCCTGGCCGACAGCGGGCAAACAAATGTCAACGGGCAATCGTTCCGTGATGCGGTCTTCCCAGCCCATCCGGATCAATCCCGCCGCAGCCAGCACCACCGCGTCCAGGCCCGCGGAGGCGAGTTTGCGCAAGCGCGAGTCGATATTGCCGCGAATGGATTGCAGCTGTAAATCCGGGCGGCTCGCTTTTAGCTGGCAGGAACGCCGCAGGCTGCTTGTGCCGACTTTCGCGCCTTGCGGCAGCTCGGCAAACGGTCTCCCGTCCCTGGTTATAACGCAATCGCGCGGGTCCGCCCGTGTCAGCACCGCACCGAGCACAAGCCCGTCCGGCAATTGCGCCGGCACATCTTTCATGCTGTGTATGGCGATATCAATCTCGCCTTCGTAAAGCGCTTGCTCCAATTCCTTGACGAACAGCCCCTTCCCGCCCACTTTGGATAACGTAACGTCCAGAATGCGATCGCCTTTGGTAACGATTTTCTTTGTTGCAAACCGAACATCAAGCCCGCGCTCGGCGCATGCTTTTTGCAAAAGTTCAATCGCTTGTCCCGTCTGCGTGACGGCAAGCGCGCTCTGCCGGGTTCCCACGTAAATCGTCTTCATGTCGCGCCTCCAATAATTCCCGCAAAATCGAATCCCGATTCGCCATAAAAGTGTCATTGCCGATTTGTTCCAGTATACCCCATTGCAGCGCGGATGCCAAAATACGGCGCCGCTTGTCCGCGCTAAAATTCGCTATTTGGACCTTGCTGCGCAACTCCTCAAGAAACTCGACATACGTCGCATATTCCGGGCCGAATTCATCCGCCAGGCGCCGAATCAATTGCCGTGCCAACAGTGGGCTGGCTCCCCCTGTCGCCACGCATATTTGCAGTTTGCCGCGGCGAAGGCACGCCATATTGCGCATATCGCCTTTTTCGGGCTGACTTACGTTGTTGGCAAAAACGCCCTGTTTTCGCGCATCCGCGCAAACTCGCGCATTCACATCATCCGAATCGGTGCAAGCGAATGCCAGACTCGCCCCGCGCAATACGTCTTCGCCGTATTCCCGCAGCAACACGCGCAAGTTGCCGGCCAAGCGCATGCGCTCGATCCCGGCCGTTACGACCGGACTGACGACAACGACTTCGGCAGCGGCGGCGAGCAAGGCGGCGATTTTTCTTTCCGCCACCTTGCCGCCCCCTACGACCACGCATTTTTTCTCCTGCAAATCAAGGAGGATCGGATAAAGCTCAGGCAACGGCGGTTACCTCCAAATCCATTGGTGAAACTGCGATACCCAGTTAAAGATCGCATAATTAGCCACGACAAACGCAAATGCCGCCAAATTCCAGCGAACCAACGTGCTGCCCGGCTTGCGGCGAGCAATGCGCTGAATCAGATAAAATCCGTACGCGGCGATAATGATAAGCGAATTTAGCACTTTCGGATCAAGCAACAAGCGGTTTTCGCCGGTCAGGACGATCCAGACAACGCCCAGCACCAACGACGAAACAAACAACGGAGTGCCGAACAGCACGCACAAGTAGGCGCCGGTTTCAATGCTCTTCAGATTCGGCAGCCTTTTGGCAGTCGCGTCCCATTTTTTGCGCTTTAACTTGCTGTTTAAAATCAAATACATGCCGCACAAAACCGCCGATACGGTGAAC
This region of Bacilli bacterium genomic DNA includes:
- the hemB gene encoding porphobilinogen synthase is translated as MSFPAVRHRRLRSSAAMRNLVRETQLAVRDLVYPLFVTYGSGVKEEISSMPGVYHFSLDLLDDEIAEIVRLGIAAVLLFGVPEHKDERGTAAYDADGITQQAIRKIKRLAPDLLVIADTCLCQYTSHGHCGVVREHARGAEIANDESLALLVKTAVAQAEAGADIIAPSNMMDGYVQAIRAGLDDAGFAHIPIMAYSVKYASAFYGPFREAAHSTPQFGDRKTYQMDPANAREALREAESDVQEGADFLMVKPALAYMDIIRLLRDRFDLPLVAYNVSAEYAMVKAAAANGWIDEKAVVLEMLTGMKRAGADIILTYFAKDAARWLQEGHI
- the cobA gene encoding uroporphyrinogen-III C-methyltransferase; its protein translation is MARTGKVYLVGAGPGDPQLITVRGLKLLQAADVVVYDRLVGPRLLKHCRDDAEKVFVGKRADRHTMRQEEISRMLVEYALRGKTVVRLKGGDPFVFGRGGEEAELLAQNGIAYEIVPGVTSAIAVPAYAGIPVTHRDFASSFAVVTGHESPDKLDERIRWEHLAHGVDTLVFVMGVARIRHIAAKLLSAGKPPETPVCLIRWGTTPEQRTLSGTLATIADAIEASGFKPPAITVIGDVATLRDKLAWFEKKPLFGKRVLITRQAEQAGELAGLIAHLGGEPLELPVIATRAPQAQAQRQKMRDALTRLSRYDWLIFTSANGVKFFFQELKAQQIDIRQMRNAKIAVVGPKTYDAVAAQGIFPDFSAEQFVAEGLFAALSPHLRRGQRVLLPRADIARNWLPEKLRESGLKVTEVDAYETVRAEVDASEAISRLKRGQIHVVTFTSSSTVRNLLRLLREQSGDDPLALLRHAEIACIGPKTAQTASECGLNVTYTAADATIQSLVEAIL
- the hemC gene encoding hydroxymethylbilane synthase, with the protein product MKTIYVGTRQSALAVTQTGQAIELLQKACAERGLDVRFATKKIVTKGDRILDVTLSKVGGKGLFVKELEQALYEGEIDIAIHSMKDVPAQLPDGLVLGAVLTRADPRDCVITRDGRPFAELPQGAKVGTSSLRRSCQLKASRPDLQLQSIRGNIDSRLRKLASAGLDAVVLAAAGLIRMGWEDRITERLPVDICLPAVGQGALAIECRADDREMLELLKLVNDQKTQMTVAAERAFLNRLDGGCQIPLGAFAEFVNDPASAGNAGAIRLTGMVGAPDGSRMLRESAVGADPIQLGTILAERLIERGADDILAQVRG
- a CDS encoding NAD(P)-dependent oxidoreductase; the protein is MPELYPILLDLQEKKCVVVGGGKVAERKIAALLAAAAEVVVVSPVVTAGIERMRLAGNLRVLLREYGEDVLRGASLAFACTDSDDVNARVCADARKQGVFANNVSQPEKGDMRNMACLRRGKLQICVATGGASPLLARQLIRRLADEFGPEYATYVEFLEELRSKVQIANFSADKRRRILASALQWGILEQIGNDTFMANRDSILRELLEARHEDDLRGNPAERACRHADGTSD